The Planctomycetota bacterium genome has a segment encoding these proteins:
- a CDS encoding Hsp70 family protein yields YSIKRFMGRRHSEVASEEKIVPYQVVGAPEEYVKVRVDGKDYTPPEISAKILRKLKEAAES; encoded by the coding sequence CTATTCGATCAAGCGTTTCATGGGTCGCCGGCACAGCGAAGTGGCCAGCGAAGAGAAGATCGTCCCGTACCAGGTCGTGGGCGCGCCCGAAGAGTACGTCAAGGTCCGCGTCGACGGCAAGGATTACACCCCGCCCGAGATTTCGGCCAAGATCCTCCGCAAGCTCAAGGAAGCGGCCGAGTCGTA
- a CDS encoding Hsp70 family protein, translating to MSKGEKIIGIDLGTTNSVVAVMEGGDAKVIANAEGNRITPSVVAFTDKSDVLVGEPAKRQAVT from the coding sequence ATGTCCAAAGGCGAAAAGATCATCGGAATCGACCTCGGCACCACGAACTCGGTGGTGGCGGTCATGGAAGGTGGCGATGCCAAAGTCATTGCCAATGCCGAAGGGAATCGGATCACGCCCAGCGTAGTCGCGTTCACCGACAAGAGTGACGTGCTGGTCGGCGAGCCGGCCAAGCGCCAGGCCGTGACCA